A stretch of Maridesulfovibrio zosterae DSM 11974 DNA encodes these proteins:
- the nifK gene encoding nitrogenase molybdenum-iron protein subunit beta, whose amino-acid sequence MLLRHTPTEIKDRKSLVINPAKTCQPIGAMYAALGIHGCLPHSHGSQGCCAYHRSMLTRHYKEPVSAATSSFTEGASVFGGQANLLQAINNIFTVYDPEVIAVHTTCLSETIGDDLNQIRTKAIKEGKIPEGKTMIGAPTPSYVGSHVTGFSNMVKAMAQLAEPTSEKNGKVNIIPGWVEPCDMEEIKRLSSLIGVDITLFPDTSGVLNGPLSGEYKMFPDGGVTVKELKETSKAIGTLALGEWCSADAARWLDSKHKVPCTVLDMPFGLSATDRFIDVLRTVAGVSIPDSISFERGQLVDLISDMHQYFYGKRVAIYGDPDQLISMVEFLCSIDMCPVYVVTGTPGKKFEKRIKEITKDMPFEVKVKAKGDMFLLHQWIKNEPVDLLIGNTYGKYIARDEDVPFLRWGFPIVDRQGHQYFPTVGYKGGLRLLEKILGLLLDRKDRDDSEEKFELVL is encoded by the coding sequence ATGTTACTCAGACACACCCCCACAGAAATCAAAGACCGTAAGTCACTTGTAATCAACCCGGCAAAAACCTGCCAGCCCATCGGTGCCATGTATGCAGCACTGGGCATCCATGGCTGTCTGCCACATTCACATGGTTCACAGGGTTGCTGTGCTTATCACAGATCAATGTTGACCAGACATTACAAAGAGCCTGTTTCTGCAGCTACAAGTTCATTCACCGAAGGCGCATCCGTCTTTGGCGGGCAGGCTAACCTGCTGCAGGCTATCAACAATATCTTCACAGTTTATGATCCTGAAGTTATTGCGGTCCACACTACCTGCCTTTCCGAAACAATCGGTGATGACCTCAACCAGATCAGAACCAAAGCAATAAAAGAAGGCAAGATTCCAGAAGGGAAAACCATGATCGGCGCACCTACTCCAAGTTACGTAGGTTCTCATGTCACTGGTTTTTCAAATATGGTTAAAGCCATGGCTCAGCTTGCCGAGCCTACTTCTGAAAAGAACGGCAAAGTAAACATCATTCCAGGCTGGGTTGAACCTTGCGATATGGAAGAGATTAAGCGCCTATCTTCTCTTATCGGCGTAGATATAACTCTCTTTCCTGACACTTCAGGAGTTTTAAACGGTCCTTTGAGCGGCGAATATAAAATGTTCCCTGACGGCGGCGTAACCGTAAAAGAACTCAAAGAAACAAGTAAAGCAATCGGAACTCTTGCCCTTGGCGAATGGTGCTCTGCTGACGCTGCCCGCTGGCTGGATTCCAAGCACAAAGTGCCTTGCACAGTACTTGATATGCCTTTCGGATTAAGTGCAACAGACCGTTTTATTGATGTACTGCGCACCGTTGCAGGAGTGTCCATTCCTGATTCCATCTCTTTTGAACGTGGACAGCTGGTGGACCTGATCTCTGACATGCACCAGTACTTCTACGGTAAACGCGTAGCCATCTACGGCGACCCTGATCAGCTTATATCTATGGTGGAATTTCTTTGCTCTATCGACATGTGCCCTGTGTACGTGGTTACCGGAACTCCCGGTAAAAAATTCGAAAAACGCATTAAAGAAATCACCAAAGATATGCCATTCGAAGTCAAAGTTAAAGCCAAAGGTGACATGTTCCTTCTGCACCAGTGGATCAAAAATGAGCCTGTTGATCTGCTCATCGGTAACACATACGGCAAGTACATCGCCAGAGACGAAGACGTACCTTTCCTACGCTGGGGATTTCCCATCGTAGACCGTCAGGGCCATCAGTACTTTCCTACCGTGGGTTATAAAGGCGGATTACGCCTTCTTGAAAAAATCCTCGGACTGCTTCTCGATCGCAAAGACAGAGATGATTCCGAAGAAAAATTCGAACTGGTTCTTTAA
- the nifD gene encoding nitrogenase molybdenum-iron protein alpha chain translates to MSTTKKVVQWDPADIKEELLKKYPPKVARKRAKQIMINEATESEAPPEIVANVRTIPGIITMRGCTYAGCKGVIMGPTRDIVNITHGPIGCGFYSWLTRRNQTSAGPDGENYMPYCFSTDMQDQDIIFGGEKKLEAAIQEAYDLFHPKGICIFSTCPVGLIGDDIHAVARKMKAKFGDCNVFGFSCEGYKGVSQSAGHHIANNQVFTHLVGENTEPKEGEYKINLLGEYNIGGDGFEIDRIFKKCGITNLATFSGNSTYDQFASAQHADLSCVMCHRSINYVADMLETKYGIPWIKVNFIGATSTAKSLRKIGEYFGDKKLIDRINEVIAEELPEVEAVAADVRSRTEGKTAMMFVGGSRAHHYQDLFNEMGMKTISAGYEFGHRDDYEGRDVIPDIKVDADSRNIEEIEVEADEALYRARKTPEEIKALEESGFQFKHYEGLNPDMDKGTIIVDDLNQYEAEKLVELMKPDLFCAGIKEKYSIQKLGVPMKQLHSYDSGGPYAGFQGAINFYKEIDRLVGSKVWSYMKAPWQENPELTATFVWE, encoded by the coding sequence ATGAGTACTACGAAGAAAGTGGTGCAGTGGGACCCAGCGGATATCAAGGAAGAACTCCTTAAAAAGTATCCGCCGAAAGTAGCCCGCAAACGCGCCAAACAGATAATGATCAACGAGGCAACAGAAAGTGAAGCTCCGCCGGAAATAGTTGCCAACGTCCGTACAATCCCCGGCATCATAACCATGCGCGGCTGTACCTACGCAGGTTGTAAGGGCGTTATCATGGGCCCTACCCGCGATATCGTAAATATTACCCACGGTCCTATCGGCTGTGGATTCTACTCCTGGCTGACACGCCGCAACCAGACCTCCGCAGGTCCTGATGGCGAAAATTATATGCCTTACTGTTTTTCAACAGACATGCAGGATCAGGACATCATTTTCGGCGGTGAGAAAAAACTCGAAGCCGCCATTCAGGAAGCATATGACCTATTTCATCCAAAAGGCATCTGTATCTTCTCCACCTGTCCTGTCGGACTTATCGGAGATGATATTCACGCTGTTGCAAGGAAGATGAAAGCCAAGTTCGGTGACTGCAACGTATTCGGATTCTCTTGTGAAGGATACAAAGGAGTTTCCCAGTCTGCCGGTCACCATATTGCTAACAATCAGGTTTTCACCCATCTGGTTGGTGAAAACACTGAACCTAAAGAAGGCGAATATAAAATCAACCTTCTTGGTGAATACAACATTGGTGGTGACGGTTTTGAGATTGATCGCATCTTTAAAAAATGCGGTATCACCAACCTTGCCACATTTTCCGGTAACTCCACATACGACCAGTTTGCTTCTGCACAGCATGCGGACCTCAGCTGCGTAATGTGTCACCGCTCCATCAACTATGTGGCTGACATGCTGGAAACCAAATACGGTATTCCATGGATTAAAGTTAACTTCATCGGCGCAACCTCAACAGCTAAGTCCCTGCGTAAAATAGGCGAATACTTTGGTGATAAAAAACTTATCGACAGAATTAACGAAGTAATTGCTGAAGAACTGCCAGAAGTTGAAGCTGTTGCAGCAGACGTGCGCAGCCGCACTGAGGGCAAGACTGCAATGATGTTTGTCGGCGGCTCACGTGCCCATCACTATCAGGATCTCTTCAATGAAATGGGCATGAAAACCATTTCCGCAGGTTACGAATTCGGTCATCGCGATGACTACGAAGGCCGTGATGTTATCCCTGATATCAAGGTTGATGCGGACTCCAGGAACATTGAAGAAATCGAAGTCGAAGCAGATGAAGCTCTTTATCGTGCCCGTAAAACCCCTGAAGAAATCAAAGCCCTTGAAGAGTCTGGTTTTCAGTTCAAGCACTACGAAGGACTTAATCCGGACATGGATAAAGGAACTATCATTGTTGACGACTTGAACCAGTACGAAGCTGAAAAACTGGTTGAACTCATGAAACCGGATCTCTTCTGCGCCGGTATTAAAGAAAAATACTCTATCCAGAAACTTGGCGTACCTATGAAACAGCTTCACAGTTACGACTCAGGCGGCCCCTATGCAGGCTTTCAGGGCGCAATCAACTTCTACAAAGAAATTGACCGTCTTGTTGGTAGTAAAGTCTGGAGCTACATGAAAGCCCCCTGGCAGGAAAACCCTGAACTCACAGCCACTTTTGTGTGGGAGTAA
- a CDS encoding P-II family nitrogen regulator gives MKEIIAVVRMNMMNRTKKALTEAGIDAFFAHEAQGRGKGFVNPSVLEGVESGYEEAAAVLGEKGKLYPKRIVTAVVPDDAVDSVVEAIIKANQSGKPGDGKIFVSSIGDSVRVRTGETGEKSII, from the coding sequence ATGAAGGAAATCATCGCAGTTGTGCGGATGAATATGATGAACCGCACCAAAAAAGCCCTCACAGAAGCAGGCATAGATGCTTTCTTCGCACATGAGGCTCAGGGCCGCGGAAAAGGATTTGTTAATCCATCCGTCCTTGAAGGTGTTGAATCGGGCTACGAAGAAGCTGCTGCCGTGCTCGGGGAAAAAGGCAAACTCTATCCCAAACGCATTGTAACTGCAGTAGTTCCAGATGATGCTGTAGACAGTGTGGTCGAGGCCATTATCAAGGCCAATCAGAGCGGAAAACCCGGTGACGGTAAAATTTTCGTCAGCTCCATTGGAGACTCCGTAAGAGTCAGAACAGGCGAAACAGGCGAAAAGTCCATCATCTAG
- a CDS encoding P-II family nitrogen regulator, giving the protein MMIMVRAIVRPEKADDVLAALMDNGFPAVTKYSVAGRGKQRGIKIGEVTYDEIPKTMLMSVVKAADKDFVISTIMDAARSGAKGAFGDGKIFVTDVDDVYTISSGVNEAAPAEEA; this is encoded by the coding sequence ATGATGATCATGGTGAGAGCAATTGTAAGACCGGAAAAAGCAGATGACGTCCTCGCAGCACTTATGGACAACGGCTTTCCAGCCGTAACCAAATACTCTGTAGCAGGCCGCGGTAAACAGCGCGGCATCAAGATCGGCGAAGTAACCTATGATGAAATCCCTAAAACCATGCTCATGAGCGTAGTTAAAGCTGCTGATAAAGATTTTGTAATCAGCACCATCATGGACGCAGCCCGTTCAGGTGCAAAAGGCGCATTCGGCGACGGTAAAATATTTGTTACCGATGTGGATGATGTCTACACCATCAGCTCCGGCGTAAATGAAGCAGCCCCTGCAGAGGAGGCGTAG
- the nifH gene encoding nitrogenase iron protein, translating into MRKVAIYGKGGIGKSTTTQNTVAGLATMGRKVMVVGCDPKADSTRLLLGGLAQKSVLDTLREEGEDVELEDIRKPGFGDTWCVESGGPEPGVGCAGRGIITSINMLENLGAYEESEGLDYAFYDVLGDVVCGGFAMPIRDGKAEEIYIVCSGEMMAMYAANNICKGIMKYAESGGVRLGGLICNSRNVDNEKEMIEELAKKLGTQMIYFVPRDNDVQRAEINRKTVIEWDDTVPQAAKYRGLATAIDENKMFVVPSPLEIEELEQLLLDYGLMEV; encoded by the coding sequence ATGAGAAAGGTAGCAATCTACGGAAAAGGCGGAATAGGTAAATCCACAACAACTCAGAACACCGTAGCAGGTCTCGCAACAATGGGCCGTAAAGTCATGGTTGTCGGTTGTGACCCTAAGGCTGACTCAACCCGCCTGCTGCTGGGCGGACTGGCTCAGAAATCAGTTCTCGATACTCTGCGTGAAGAAGGTGAAGATGTTGAGCTTGAGGATATCCGTAAGCCTGGTTTCGGAGACACATGGTGTGTTGAATCCGGTGGACCTGAGCCGGGAGTAGGATGTGCAGGACGCGGAATCATAACTTCCATCAACATGCTTGAGAACCTCGGTGCATACGAAGAATCAGAAGGTCTTGACTACGCATTCTACGATGTTCTTGGTGACGTTGTTTGTGGTGGATTTGCAATGCCTATCCGTGACGGTAAAGCTGAAGAAATTTACATTGTCTGCTCAGGTGAAATGATGGCTATGTATGCAGCTAACAATATCTGCAAAGGTATTATGAAATATGCTGAATCCGGCGGAGTTCGCCTCGGCGGCCTGATCTGTAATTCCCGTAATGTTGATAACGAAAAGGAAATGATTGAAGAGCTCGCTAAAAAGCTCGGAACACAGATGATTTACTTTGTTCCCCGCGACAATGACGTTCAGCGCGCTGAAATCAACCGTAAAACAGTTATTGAATGGGACGACACCGTTCCACAGGCTGCCAAATATCGTGGACTGGCAACAGCCATTGATGAAAATAAAATGTTCGTTGTCCCCTCCCCTCTTGAAATCGAAGAACTTGAACAGCTTCTGCTCGATTACGGTCTGATGGAAGTTTAA
- a CDS encoding LeuA family protein, protein MLIDTTLREGAQLFGAYFNLETRKRIASSLIKIGVDEIELGWVGQEKLSELVQYVSSIAEDTVLSVWSPCREKDILAAAELSVDRINIGVPVSDLHIEKRLSTDRKALLHKISAAVRTAKAVGFKYVSVGMEDVSRADIDFALTTALLAKACGASRIRLSDSLGQLTPRAMEKLVTKFRSQINIDIAVHCHDDFGMATANAVTALESGAMYADCSVLGIGERAGIAVTEELVAWLALRDSNDRYSTKVLKDVCLMVSAASKVHVPRTKAVVGTDIFACESGLHTHALSKLPELFEPYNPESVGIFRKLAVGGKSGKAAVRSALDDCGVDCAATDLTTLTEAVRQLSCRLERPLTRSEFLKLNDEEVLS, encoded by the coding sequence ATGCTGATAGATACTACTCTTCGTGAAGGCGCGCAGTTATTCGGAGCTTACTTTAATTTAGAAACTCGTAAGCGCATTGCATCATCACTTATTAAAATAGGTGTGGATGAAATTGAGCTGGGATGGGTAGGACAAGAGAAACTTTCTGAACTCGTACAGTATGTCAGCTCCATTGCAGAAGATACGGTCTTGAGTGTTTGGTCTCCATGCAGGGAAAAAGATATTCTTGCTGCTGCCGAATTATCAGTTGATCGTATCAATATTGGAGTTCCTGTTTCAGATCTACATATCGAAAAAAGGCTATCAACTGATCGTAAAGCTCTGCTTCATAAAATTTCGGCTGCTGTCCGCACTGCAAAGGCTGTAGGCTTTAAGTACGTCTCCGTGGGCATGGAAGATGTTTCGAGAGCGGATATTGATTTCGCTCTGACAACGGCGCTTCTTGCCAAAGCTTGTGGAGCTTCCAGAATCAGGCTTTCTGATTCGCTTGGACAACTGACTCCTCGAGCCATGGAAAAGCTGGTCACTAAATTTCGGTCTCAGATAAATATAGATATTGCAGTTCACTGTCATGATGATTTCGGTATGGCCACAGCCAATGCAGTTACAGCTCTTGAATCAGGAGCTATGTATGCTGACTGTTCCGTGCTGGGGATAGGTGAACGTGCAGGTATTGCTGTCACAGAAGAGCTGGTGGCATGGCTGGCTCTACGTGACAGTAATGACCGTTATTCAACAAAAGTTTTAAAAGATGTTTGTTTGATGGTATCGGCCGCTTCAAAAGTTCATGTGCCTCGTACCAAGGCTGTAGTCGGAACTGATATTTTTGCCTGTGAATCAGGTTTGCATACTCACGCACTCAGTAAGCTTCCGGAACTTTTTGAACCGTACAATCCAGAGTCCGTCGGAATTTTCCGTAAATTGGCTGTGGGAGGAAAAAGCGGTAAAGCTGCTGTGCGCTCTGCTCTTGATGATTGCGGAGTAGATTGCGCTGCAACAGATCTTACAACTCTTACCGAAGCTGTACGGCAGCTTTCCTGCCGTTTGGAACGTCCTCTGACCCGTAGTGAATTTTTGAAGCTTAATGATGAAGAGGTGCTCTCATGA
- the modB gene encoding molybdate ABC transporter permease subunit — protein sequence MSNIDLTALAVTLKLALIVTPVLLIICLPVAYMLAKGNIRGKHFIEAACNLPMVLPPTVLGFGLLMIMGPYSLLGTGWKALTGGSLTFSFAGLVFGSLIYSLPFGILPLRAALEKVDDGIIEGARALGMNAFQAFIFVTLPNAIGGLTASAALIFAHTVGEFGVALMIGGSIPGETKVVSIAIYEQAEMLDYGAAGLLCLILLVVSYGALLIIGKNSGGGPAFFSSRCCEHKPSDYRELKYLKEEDSISLGVRRAVNEIMQN from the coding sequence ATGAGTAATATAGATTTAACAGCACTTGCGGTAACATTAAAGCTGGCTCTTATTGTAACCCCTGTACTTTTAATTATATGCCTGCCTGTTGCATATATGCTTGCTAAAGGTAACATTCGCGGCAAACATTTTATTGAGGCCGCGTGTAATCTGCCCATGGTTCTGCCACCAACAGTGCTGGGCTTCGGTCTGCTTATGATCATGGGACCATATTCCCTGCTGGGTACAGGTTGGAAGGCATTGACCGGGGGAAGTTTAACATTCTCTTTTGCAGGGCTTGTTTTCGGTTCTCTTATATACAGCCTTCCCTTTGGGATATTACCTCTGAGAGCCGCTCTTGAAAAGGTTGACGATGGGATTATCGAAGGCGCTAGAGCGCTGGGTATGAATGCATTTCAGGCTTTTATTTTTGTGACCCTTCCTAATGCGATTGGTGGATTAACTGCTTCTGCTGCACTGATCTTTGCTCATACTGTTGGAGAATTCGGAGTAGCCCTGATGATTGGAGGATCTATTCCGGGTGAAACCAAGGTTGTTTCTATTGCGATTTATGAACAGGCTGAAATGCTTGATTACGGAGCTGCCGGATTACTCTGTCTGATTTTACTGGTTGTCAGCTACGGTGCTCTGTTGATTATAGGAAAGAATTCTGGAGGAGGGCCTGCCTTTTTCAGCAGTCGATGCTGTGAACACAAGCCTTCTGACTATAGAGAACTTAAATATTTAAAAGAGGAAGACTCTATTTCTCTTGGTGTTAGGAGAGCTGTAAATGAAATTATGCAGAACTGA
- a CDS encoding SulP family inorganic anion transporter codes for MDASCAIVPSSKGSVQSDIFSGLTVALALVPEAVAFSFVAGVSPIVGLYGAFMMCLITAVLGGRPGMISGATGAMAVVMVNLVMEGNALGGPGSQLGVQYLFFTLLLVGILQALAGIFRLGKFIRMVPRSVMMGFVNGLAIVIFLSQLKMFKADGHWIQGDSLFIMLGLVALTMAILLAVPKIYKKAPGALVAILSVSALVIFARIDTATVLSFIQSNGGSGIKAGLPSFAIPQVPFTWETMVFIFPYALILAAIGLIESLMTLSLIDELTDTHGNGNRECMAQGLANFVNGLFGGMGGCAMIGQSMINITSGGRGRLSGIVAASALLFFILFTSSYIEVVPIAALVGVMFIVVIKTFAWSTFNIMNKIPKWDVIVILLVTFLTVQYDLAVAVICGVIISAVIFAWENALRIRARKMVDEHGIKHYQIYGPLFFGSTTLFMSKFDVKNDPQEVIIDFEESRIMDQSAIEIINKVAEMYQRSGKTIHLWHLSKDCVRLIKKAEKICVVNVLADPDYFVSIDDYHKFKANV; via the coding sequence ATGGATGCAAGCTGCGCTATCGTGCCCAGTTCAAAAGGTTCTGTTCAAAGTGATATCTTTTCAGGTCTTACCGTTGCTCTGGCATTAGTGCCGGAGGCTGTAGCCTTTTCATTTGTGGCTGGAGTTTCGCCTATTGTAGGACTTTACGGTGCATTTATGATGTGCCTGATTACAGCTGTTCTCGGAGGGCGTCCGGGCATGATTTCAGGCGCTACAGGAGCCATGGCTGTGGTTATGGTCAATCTGGTTATGGAAGGTAATGCTCTTGGTGGTCCAGGATCACAACTCGGCGTGCAGTATTTGTTTTTTACTTTGCTTTTAGTTGGTATACTTCAAGCTCTTGCCGGAATTTTTAGGTTGGGCAAGTTTATCAGAATGGTTCCCCGCTCTGTCATGATGGGCTTTGTAAACGGGCTTGCCATTGTAATTTTTCTTTCACAGTTGAAGATGTTCAAGGCAGACGGTCATTGGATACAGGGTGATTCTTTATTCATAATGCTCGGACTTGTCGCTCTGACCATGGCAATTCTGCTTGCTGTTCCTAAAATATATAAAAAAGCACCCGGAGCATTAGTCGCAATTCTCAGTGTTTCAGCTTTGGTTATTTTTGCAAGGATCGATACTGCAACAGTTTTATCATTTATTCAGTCAAACGGTGGAAGTGGAATCAAAGCCGGATTACCGTCTTTCGCAATTCCTCAGGTTCCATTTACATGGGAAACCATGGTTTTTATTTTTCCATACGCATTAATCCTCGCAGCAATTGGGCTTATCGAATCTCTTATGACTTTGAGCCTGATTGATGAACTTACTGATACTCACGGGAATGGCAACAGAGAATGCATGGCGCAGGGGCTGGCGAACTTTGTTAACGGACTGTTTGGAGGAATGGGCGGCTGTGCAATGATCGGTCAAAGTATGATCAATATTACTTCCGGCGGGCGGGGTAGACTCTCCGGTATTGTGGCAGCATCTGCTTTGCTGTTTTTTATTCTTTTTACTTCCAGCTACATTGAAGTGGTGCCAATAGCTGCTCTCGTAGGGGTTATGTTCATTGTTGTGATCAAGACTTTTGCGTGGAGTACCTTTAATATTATGAACAAAATTCCCAAATGGGATGTGATCGTCATTCTATTGGTAACATTCTTGACTGTTCAATATGATCTTGCTGTGGCTGTAATTTGCGGAGTGATTATTTCAGCTGTTATTTTTGCCTGGGAGAACGCTCTTCGTATTCGTGCCCGTAAAATGGTGGATGAGCACGGCATCAAACATTATCAGATTTACGGTCCACTGTTCTTTGGCTCTACAACGCTGTTTATGAGCAAGTTCGACGTGAAAAATGATCCGCAGGAAGTCATAATTGATTTTGAGGAGTCACGTATTATGGATCAATCGGCAATTGAGATTATTAATAAAGTTGCTGAAATGTATCAACGCTCCGGTAAAACCATTCATTTATGGCATCTTAGTAAAGACTGCGTGCGTTTGATCAAAAAAGCAGAAAAAATATGCGTAGTAAATGTTCTGGCCGATCCTGATTACTTTGTCAGTATCGATGATTATCATAAGTTTAAAGCTAATGTGTAA
- a CDS encoding patatin-like phospholipase family protein — MVGFKKNMIDKNQSALKLANILLFIILFLVMAGCGLKRNAIPVELQSEATVVGYKYIRFYGDTTPENMDKMMSTWADLSKQAERTPNINFLSLSGGGADGAFGAGFLSGWTARGDRPKFNIVTGVSTGALIAPFAFMGEEYDPFIKLFYTTFSTKDLVTPRPYASAISGDSIYSTRPLREALKKYVSDELIVKIAAEHRNGRRLFIGTTNLDAMRPVYWDIGEIAQYKTKEAYQLIRDVILASASVPVAFPPVYFKVQARGHLYDEMHVDGGVSNQVFSYPPSIHLADELKKIGETRKITLYVIRNDALISEGQQIDPYLAGIAARSMAGLIRNQGIGDLYRIFYTAQRDRVDFKLAFIPPEYNEESDELFSPVYMRNLFELGYKMAKSDHPWHASPPSCVGRENY, encoded by the coding sequence ATGGTCGGATTTAAAAAAAATATGATTGACAAAAATCAGTCCGCGTTAAAACTGGCGAATATTTTACTGTTTATAATCTTGTTTCTTGTAATGGCTGGTTGCGGCTTGAAACGTAACGCAATCCCTGTTGAGCTTCAAAGCGAGGCCACAGTAGTCGGTTACAAATATATACGTTTTTATGGAGATACTACTCCGGAAAACATGGATAAAATGATGAGTACGTGGGCAGACCTGAGTAAGCAGGCTGAGCGCACTCCAAATATTAATTTTCTAAGTTTATCCGGTGGAGGTGCTGATGGAGCTTTTGGCGCAGGTTTTTTGTCCGGGTGGACAGCTAGAGGTGACCGTCCTAAATTTAATATTGTTACTGGAGTAAGTACCGGAGCTTTGATAGCTCCGTTTGCATTCATGGGCGAGGAATACGATCCTTTTATAAAGTTGTTTTACACGACTTTTTCCACAAAAGATCTGGTTACTCCCCGGCCATATGCCTCAGCCATTTCAGGAGACTCTATATACAGTACTAGGCCATTGAGGGAAGCTTTAAAGAAATATGTTTCAGATGAATTGATTGTCAAGATTGCCGCTGAGCATCGCAATGGAAGAAGGCTGTTTATCGGTACAACCAATCTTGATGCTATGCGTCCAGTATACTGGGATATCGGAGAGATTGCTCAGTATAAAACCAAGGAAGCATACCAGCTTATTCGGGATGTGATTCTTGCTTCTGCTTCCGTTCCGGTCGCTTTTCCTCCAGTATATTTTAAGGTTCAGGCAAGAGGCCATCTTTATGATGAAATGCATGTTGATGGAGGTGTATCAAATCAGGTTTTTTCATATCCTCCGAGTATCCACCTTGCTGATGAATTGAAAAAAATAGGTGAGACACGAAAAATTACACTCTATGTAATCAGAAATGATGCTCTTATATCAGAAGGGCAGCAGATTGATCCATATCTGGCCGGAATTGCAGCACGCTCCATGGCCGGGCTCATTCGCAATCAGGGGATAGGAGATTTATACAGAATTTTTTATACAGCTCAGCGGGATAGAGTCGATTTTAAACTTGCTTTTATTCCCCCTGAATATAATGAGGAATCAGACGAATTGTTCAGCCCTGTTTATATGCGTAATTTATTTGAATTAGGTTATAAAATGGCAAAGAGTGATCATCCTTGGCATGCATCACCTCCGTCCTGTGTCGGGCGTGAAAACTATTAG
- the ccsA gene encoding cytochrome c biogenesis protein CcsA, which translates to MSNFLIVHIATSTAGYLVFAIAFVIACLFIYREKTIKSKNVNLKERFSFSLDILDKYMFTALTVGFILLSIGIPTGALLQRKMFGSINMFSPRLAIPSVLWLFYLIIIYARYRSGYRGRITSYLVIFGGCCTMLSLFYELYRVNL; encoded by the coding sequence ATGTCGAATTTTCTAATAGTTCATATTGCTACGTCCACAGCAGGCTACCTTGTCTTTGCTATTGCATTCGTGATTGCCTGTCTTTTTATTTATCGGGAAAAAACAATCAAAAGCAAAAATGTGAATCTTAAAGAGAGATTTTCTTTCAGTCTCGATATACTGGATAAGTACATGTTTACTGCTCTTACAGTTGGTTTTATTCTGCTGTCGATAGGAATCCCGACAGGAGCTCTGCTTCAGAGAAAGATGTTCGGGAGCATAAATATGTTCTCACCACGGTTAGCAATTCCATCAGTGTTATGGTTGTTTTACCTGATTATTATTTATGCCCGTTATAGATCCGGTTATCGGGGCCGGATTACCTCTTATCTGGTTATTTTTGGAGGATGCTGCACCATGCTTTCTCTGTTTTATGAATTGTACAGAGTTAATTTGTAG